From a region of the Hippopotamus amphibius kiboko isolate mHipAmp2 chromosome 3, mHipAmp2.hap2, whole genome shotgun sequence genome:
- the SLC10A4 gene encoding sodium/bile acid cotransporter 4: MDGTDNATLLFGPSSLQPDNYTLSPNASSLSPGPDAALAPASSAGLSPGLSVSPGPGVRFSPGPTAAPAPTAGSFEGGAAGPSPTLFAQPEAAHEPPFWDTPLNHGLNVFVGAALCITMLGLGCTVDVNHFGAHVRRPVGALLAALCQFGFLPLLAFLLALVFSLDGSAAVAVLLCGCCPGGNLSNLMSLLVDGDMNLSIIMTISSTLLALVLMPLCLWIYSWAWINTPLVQLLPIGTVILTLCSTLIPIGLGVFIRYKYNRVADYIVKVSLWSLLMTLVILFIMTCTMLGPELLATIPAAVYVVAIFMPLAGYASGYGLATLFHLPPNCKRTVCLETGSQNVQLCTAILKLAFPPQNIGSMYMFPLLYALFQSAEAGIFVLVYKIYGSGILHKQDPLDEDEDTDISYKKLKEEEMADTSYGTVKADNLILMETTQTSL; this comes from the exons ATGGACGGCACGGACAACGCCACCCTGCTCTTCGGCCCGTCCTCGCTGCAGCCGGACAACTACACCTTGTCGCCCAACGCCAGCAGCCTGAGCCCCGGCCCGGACGCCGCCCTCGCGCCTGCCTCCAGCGCCGGCCTCAGCCCCGGGCTCAGCGTCTCGCCGGGACCCGGCGTCCGTTTCAGCCCCGGCCCCACTGCAGCCCCGGCGCCGACGGCGGGCAGCTTCGAGGGCGGCGCGGCCGGCCCGAGCCCTACCCTGTTCGCTCAGCCCGAGGCCGCCCACGAGCCCCCGTTCTGGGACACGCCGCTGAACCACGGGCTGAACGTGTTCGTGGGCGCCGCCCTGTGCATCACCATGCTGGGCCTGGGCTGCACGGTGGACGTGAACCACTTCGGGGCGCACGTCCGCCGGCCGGTGGGCGCGCTGCTGGCCGCGCTCTGCCAGTTCGGCTTCCTGCCGCTGCTGGCCTTCCTGCTGGCGCTGGTCTTCTCCCTGGACGGGTCGGCCGCCGTGGCGGTGCTTCTGTGTGGCTGCTGTCCCGGCGGGAATCTCTCCAACCTCATGTCCCTGCTGGTTGACGGCGACATGAACCTCAG CATCATCATGACCATCTCCTCCACGCTGCTGGCCCTGGTCTTGATGCCCCTGTGCCTGTGGATCTACAGCTGGGCTTGGATCAACACTCCTCTGGTGCAATTACTGCCCATAGGGACAGTGATCCTGACTCTCTGCAGCACTCTCATCCCTATTGGTTTGGGCGTCTTCATTCGCTATAAGTACAACCGGGTGGCTGACTACATTGTGAAG GTTTCCCTGTGGTCTCTGCTAATGACACTGGTGATCCTTTTCATAATGACCTGCACTATGTTAGGACCCGAACTGCTGGCAACTATTCCTGCAGCTGTTTACGTAGTAGCGATTTTTATGCCTTTGGCAGGCTACGCCTCAGGCTATGGCTTAGCTACTCTCTTCCATCTTCCACCCAACTGCAAGAGGACTGTGTGCCTGGAAACAGGGAGCCAGAACGTGCAACTCTGTACCGCCATTCTAAAACTGGCCTTTCCACCACAAAACATAGGAAGTATGTACATGTTTCCCCTGCTTTATGCCCTTTTCCAGTCTGCAGaagcagggatttttgttttagTGTATAAAATATATGGGAGTGGAATATTGCACAAGCAAGATCCTCTGGATGAAGATGAAGATACAGATATTTCTtataagaaactaaaagaagaggaaatggcaGACACTTCCTATGGCACAGTGAAAGCagataatttaattttgatggaAACCACTCAGACTTCGCTCTAA